In Quercus lobata isolate SW786 chromosome 12, ValleyOak3.0 Primary Assembly, whole genome shotgun sequence, a genomic segment contains:
- the LOC115971468 gene encoding uncharacterized protein LOC115971468 — MSKCFSFTESKNWCYRSSFIKSGLRSTITDLKDGTVMHCWVPKTHKESEPNLLLIHGLGANALWQWADVIRHVTPYFNVYVPDLVFFGDSFTTRPERSESFQAQCVMRVMEANSVRKLSLVGLSYGGFVGYSMAAQFKEAVERVVLCCAGVCMEEKDLRNGVFRVSDLEEAVRILVPQTPEKLKELMGYTLFRPHPFGFMPSCLLTDFIDAMCAEYVEEKRDLVRAIPKDRKLVNLPKISQPTLIIWGDHDQIFPLELGHRLKTHLGDNAQLVVIKNVGHAFSVEKPKEFYKHLKSFLVDLQFPLSPTSPPPKDQNKKWSSDGC; from the exons ATGTCTAAGTGCTTCAGCTTCACCGAATCAAAGAACTGGTGCTATCGATCCTCTTTCATCAAATCGGGGCTCCGATCCACCATCACCGACCTCAAAGACGGCACCGTAATGCACTGCTGGGTCCCAAAGACCCACAAAGAGTCCGAGCCCAACCTGCTGCTCATCCACGGCCTAGGAGCCAACGCATTGTGGCAATGGGCTGACGTCATCCGACACGTCACCCCTTACTTCAACGTGTACGTCCCCGACCTCGTGTTCTTCGGCGACTCGTTCACGACTCGGCCTGAGCGGAGCGAGTCGTTCCAGGCCCAGTGCGTGATGCGAGTCATGGAGGCCAACTCGGTGAGGAAGCTGAGCCTGGTGGGCCTCAGTTACGGCGGGTTTGTCGGGTACAGCATGGCGGCGCAGTTTAAGGAGGCGGTGGAGAGGGTGGTGCTATGCTGCGCCGGGGTGTGCATGGAAGAGAAGGACCTGAGGAATGGTGTTTTCAGGGTCTCGGATTTGGAAGAGGCGGTTAGGATATTGGTGCCTCAGACGCCTGAGAAGCTCAAGGAGTTGATGGGCTACACTCTGTTCAGGCCTCATCCTTTTGGATTCATGCCCTCTTGCTTGCTCACTGATTTCATTGAT GCAATGTGCGCCGAATATGTAGAGGAGAAGAGGGACTTGGTCCGAGCTATTCCCAAAGACCGGAAACTTGTAAACCTTCCTAAAATATCTCAG CCTACGCTGATAATATGGGGAGACCATGATCAAATATTCCCATTGGAACTGGGTCACAGATTAAAAAC GCATCTGGGGGATAATGCTCAACTAGTAGTCATCAAGAATGTAGGGCACGCCTTCAGTGTAGAGAAGCCCAAAGAGTTCTACAAGCACTTGAAATCCTTTCTGGTTGATTTGCAATTCCCACTAAGTCCAACGAGTCCACCTCCCAaggatcaaaataaaaaatggagttCAGATGGGTGCTAG
- the LOC115971469 gene encoding 14-3-3 protein 7 — translation MEKEREHLVYLARLAEQAERYDEMVEAMKKVAKLDVELTVEERNLVSVGYKNVIGARRASWRILSSIEQKEEAKGNEQNVKRIKEYRQRVEDELAKICNDILSVIDNHLLPSSSSGESTVFYYKMKGDYYRYLAEFKSAEDRKEAADQSLKAYEAATSTAASDLAPTHPIRLGLALNFSVFYYEILNSPERACHLAKQAFDEAIAELDSLNEESYKDSTLIMQLLRDNLTLWTSDLPEEGGEQSKVDEAPAES, via the exons atggagaaagagagagaacatcTGGTTTACTTGGCTAGACTTGCTGAGCAAGCTGAGCGATACGATg AGATGGTTGAAGCAATGAAGAAAGTTGCTAAACTGGACGTGGAGTTGACAGTGGAGGAGAGGAATCTGGTATCTGTTGGGTATAAGAATGTTATTGGGGCAAGAAGGGCATCGTGGCGGATCTTGTCTTCCATTGAACAGAAGGAGGAGGCCAAAGGGAATGAACAAAATGTCAAACGGATTAAGGAGTACAGGCAGAGGGTTGAAGACGAGCTCGCTAAGATCTGCAATGACATTTTGTCAGTCATTGATAATCATCTCCTTCCATCTTCCTCATCTGGGGAATCAACTGTTTTTTACTATAAGAT GAAAGGAGATTACTATCGATATTTAGCTGAGTTCAAATCCGCTGAAGACCGTAAAGAAGCTGCTGATCAGTCTCTTAAGGCCTATGAG GCTGCTACTAGTACCGCTGCTTCTGATTTGGCCCCAACTCATCCAATCAGACTTGGCCTTGCTCTGAACTTCTCTGTTTTTTACTATGAGATCTTGAACTCCCCTGAGAG GGCCTGCCACCTTGCCAAGCAAGCTTTTGATGAAGCTATTGCTGAACTTGATAGTCTTAATGAAGAATCTTACAAGGACAGTACCCTTATCATGCAGCTACTTAGGGATAATCTCACATTATGGACCTCAGATCTGCCAGAAGAGGGAG GTGAGCAATCTAAAGTTGATGAAGCTCCAGCAGAG AGTTAG
- the LOC115971472 gene encoding mediator of RNA polymerase II transcription subunit 10b-like isoform X2 produces the protein MMISQTNDMAATPAVDDPKQNLNHVINSIQKTLGLLHQLYLTVSSFNAASQLPLLHRLNSLVTELDNMVKLAEKCNIQIPMEVLNLIDDGKNPDEFTRDVINSCIAKNQITKGKTDAFKGLRKHLMEELEQTFPDEVESYREIRAASAAESKRLAQAQSMLPNGDMKVKSEL, from the exons ATGATGATCTCTCAAACCAATGATATGGCAGCTACACCTGCTGTGGACGATCCAAAGCAGAACCTGAACCATGTCATCAACTCTATTCAGAAAACTCTGGGCCTTCTTCACCAGCTCTACCTTACTGTCTCTTCCTTCAATGCTGCCTCTCAGCTTCCTCTTCTCCATCGCCT CAATTCTCTTGTCACGGAGCTTGACAACATGGTTAAATTGGCTGAGAAGTGCAACATTCAAATTCCTATGGAAGTGCTAAA tttGATTGATGATGGAAAGAATCCAGACGAATTCACAAGGGATGTCATAAACAGCTGTATTGCCAAGAATCAGATCACCAAAGGCAAAACTGATGCCTTTAAG GGTTTACGCAAGCATCTTATGGAAGAACTTGAACAAACATTTCCTGATGAAGTTGAATCTTATAGAGAGATACGTGCAGCCTCTGCTGCT GAATCAAAGCGGCTTGCACAAGCACAAAGCATGTTACCAAATGGAGATATGAAGGTCAAATCCGAGCTTTAG
- the LOC115971470 gene encoding homeobox-leucine zipper protein ATHB-12-like yields MASKRKNKNMQRFNDEQIKLLEIMFEEESRPESRIKQKLANEVGLHPRQVATWFQNRRARLKIKQTEREYSSLKASYDTPDSKFESLKRENQLLLLQLQKLKDTLDKQHGKNGMSSDSNSVKGDSTSESKEKPSILSESVNHNINMFIGDANCEDAECTEKETGMLNIAEPIDDSSTSSEDWCSFLDQSSGNSQWWE; encoded by the exons ATGGCAAGTAAGAGGAAGAACAAGAACATGCAAAGATTCAATGATGAACAAATCAAGTTGCTGGAAATTATGTTCGAGGAAGAGTCAAGGCCAGAGTCTCGGATAAAACAGAAGCTAGCTAATGAGGTTGGACTACACCCTCGCCAGGTTGCTACTTGGTTCCAAAATAGAAGGGCCAGATTGAAGATTAAGCAGACTGAACGAGAGTACAGCTCATTAAAAGCTAGTTATGACACTCCAGATTCCAAGTTCGAGTCACTAAAAAGAGAGAATCAGTTATTACTCCTTCAG TTGCAGAAACTGAAAGATACGCTGGATAAGCAACATGGAAAAAATGGAATGAGTAGTGACAGCAACTCAGTGAAAGGAGATTCTACTTCTGAATCAAAAGAGAAGCCCAGCATTCTATCAGAAAGTGTCAACCATAACATCAACATGTTTATAGGTGATGCTAATTGTGAAGATGCTGAGTGTACTGAGAAAGAAACTGGCATGCTGAACATAGCAGAACCAATAGATGATTCCTCAACATCATCAGAAGATTGGTGCAGTTTTCTTGACCAGTCAAGTGGTAATTCACAATGGTGGGAGTAA
- the LOC115971472 gene encoding mediator of RNA polymerase II transcription subunit 10b-like isoform X1, translated as MDSSQSAVTAGTGGGGNGMMISQTNDMAATPAVDDPKQNLNHVINSIQKTLGLLHQLYLTVSSFNAASQLPLLHRLNSLVTELDNMVKLAEKCNIQIPMEVLNLIDDGKNPDEFTRDVINSCIAKNQITKGKTDAFKGLRKHLMEELEQTFPDEVESYREIRAASAAESKRLAQAQSMLPNGDMKVKSEL; from the exons ATGGATTCATCACAGAGTGCTGTAACAGCAGggactggtggtggtggcaaTGGGATGATGATCTCTCAAACCAATGATATGGCAGCTACACCTGCTGTGGACGATCCAAAGCAGAACCTGAACCATGTCATCAACTCTATTCAGAAAACTCTGGGCCTTCTTCACCAGCTCTACCTTACTGTCTCTTCCTTCAATGCTGCCTCTCAGCTTCCTCTTCTCCATCGCCT CAATTCTCTTGTCACGGAGCTTGACAACATGGTTAAATTGGCTGAGAAGTGCAACATTCAAATTCCTATGGAAGTGCTAAA tttGATTGATGATGGAAAGAATCCAGACGAATTCACAAGGGATGTCATAAACAGCTGTATTGCCAAGAATCAGATCACCAAAGGCAAAACTGATGCCTTTAAG GGTTTACGCAAGCATCTTATGGAAGAACTTGAACAAACATTTCCTGATGAAGTTGAATCTTATAGAGAGATACGTGCAGCCTCTGCTGCT GAATCAAAGCGGCTTGCACAAGCACAAAGCATGTTACCAAATGGAGATATGAAGGTCAAATCCGAGCTTTAG